A DNA window from Plasmodium brasilianum strain Bolivian I chromosome 12, whole genome shotgun sequence contains the following coding sequences:
- a CDS encoding thioredoxin 1 — MVKIVGSQADFDAVVSQNELVIVDFFAEWCGPCKRIAPFYEECSKKYTKMVFIKVDVDEVSEVTEKENITSMPTFKIYKNGVVVETLLGANDTALKQLIEKHAA; from the exons ATGGTTAAAATTGTTGGTAGTCAAGCAg ATTTCGATGCTGTTGTTTCTCAAAATGAATTAGTCATCGTTGACTTTTTCGCCGAGTGGTGTGGACCTTGCAAGAGAATTGCCCCTTTTTATGAAGAGTGCTCAAAGAAATATACCAAAAtggtttttataaaagtcGATGTAGATGAGGTTTCTGAAGTTactgaaaaagaaaacattacATCAATGCcaacttttaaaatttataagaatGGAGTTGTTGTGGAAACTCTATTGGGAGCTAATGATACGGCCTTAAAACAGCTTATTGAGAAACATGCAGCTTAa
- a CDS encoding MA3 domain-containing protein — protein sequence MAQNKRKCKKLNLLKDQMFLTKKYVDMNDPIYDSEIEDENCFYSILNAEEIEYSQKVSEMKNKMFEDLNILSFEEFEKKCDLLIENFFAGSNFQEFIEDVKELNVKKYNDYLVLQLIKKSFDRDDECQINVSCLLNVLSITKLINAEQVQRAFEKILLSLDDMKLDCPLCYEIFLKYLRFSTLDNVIDKNYIFKLPTAFFDNLGIDNLNEQELRLFNAKENDTALNEEQAHEEMNNINMNHTQDSKLALEASGSNGSSSVGEKNGEHYDMYAQNLEDVEEKKRVKDEIWKDTLLWVLELNMKDVQKEKKEFKQKSRDFLVDFFNDGDMNEVIEFLNNTNSLFHYEFIRISIIESFSKNNICRKFISYLLDNLCETYFFKGDIIIAFVRIIGYIDDYEIDFPQAKEMICKFLLRCIYDDVLYPAFLSDIYTLHIGGVTGMMICNKTQQRINDKKKLNLNNINYIWDEDDTYEKMKLKRKINNTLLEYFYSYIDEEEFYLYVDEFLPLYHDLCNYVVKKMFVLNVDINNDLNLSFKLVDCLLKKNFISEKNIEGGVIEVLNSLKDIILDIPKYPEEFKKIVTHLLQMNYISQEIFEDASKEIETFNM from the coding sequence ATGGCGCAGAATAAGCGAAAATGCAAGAAACTTAATTTGCTGAAGGATCAAATGTTCCTaacgaaaaaatatgtaGATATGAATGATCCAATATATGATAGTGAAATTGAAGATGAAAATTGTTTCTATAGTATCCTGAACGCTGAAGAAATTGAGTACTCACAAAAAGTATcggaaatgaaaaataaaatgtttgaagatttgaatattttatccTTTGAAGAATTCGAGAAAAAATGCGATTTACTAATTGAGAACTTTTTTGCAGGAAGTAATTTTCAAGAGTTTATTGAAGATGTGAAGGAATTAAatgtaaagaaatataatgaCTATTTGGTTTTACAACTAATTAAGAAATCTTTTGATCGAGATGATGAGTGCCAAATTAATGTGTCATGTTTGTTGAATGTTTTAAGTATTACAAAGTTAATAAACGCTGAACAAGTGCAAAGagcttttgaaaaaattctTCTTAGTTTAGATGATATGAAATTAGATTGCCCTTTATgctatgaaatttttttaaaatatctcAGATTTAGTACATTAGATAATGTTATAGacaagaattatatttttaaattacctACTGccttttttgataatttGGGAATAGATAATTTGAATGAACAGGAATTGCGGTTATTCAATGCTAAGGAGAATGATACAGCATTAAATGAAGAACAAGCACATGAAGAGAtgaataacataaatatgaatCATACCCAAGATTCTAAACTTGCGCTAGAAGCAAGCGGTTCAAATGGTTCAAGCAGTGTAGGTGAAAAGAATGGGGAGCATTATGATATGTATGCACAGAATCTTGAAGATgtagaagagaaaaaaagagtaaaggATGAAATATGGAAGGATACACTACTGTGGGTTTTAGAGTTAAATATGAAAGACgtacaaaaggaaaaaaaggaatttaaacaaaaatcaAGAGATTTTTTAGTAGACTTTTTTAATGATGGAGATATGAATGAAGtaattgaatttttaaacaatACGAATAGTTTGTTTCATTATGAATTTATTAGAATTAGTATAATAGAATCATTtagcaaaaataatatatgtagaaAGTTTATATCCTACTTGTTAGATAATTTATGcgaaacatattttttcaaaggGGATATTATCATAGCCTTTGTAAGAATTATTGGGTACATCGATGATTATGAAATAGACTTTCCTCAAGCTAAAGAAATGATATGCAAATTTTTACTTCGTTGTATCTATGATGATGTGTTATACCCAGCCTTTTTAAGCGATATTTATACATTGCACATAGGAGGTGTTACTGGCATGATGATTTGTAATAAAACCCAACAAAGgattaatgataaaaagaaattaaatttaaataacataaattatatatgggATGAAGATGatacatatgaaaaaatgaaattgaaaagaaaaattaataacactttattagaatatttttattcctatATAGATGAAGAGGAGTTTTATTTGTACGTTGATGAATTTTTACCTCTATATCATGATTTATGCAATTATgttgttaaaaaaatgtttgtgTTGAATGTTGATATTAACAACGACTTAAATTTATCCTTCAAACTTGTTGATtgtttgttaaaaaaaaattttatttcagaaaaaaatattgaaggAGGAGTAATTGAGGTTTTGAACTCATTAAAGGACATTATTTTAGATATACCAAAATATCCcgaagaatttaaaaaaattgtaacaCACTTATTGCAAATGAATTACATATCGCAGGAAATATTTGAAGATGCTTCTAAAGAAATTGAAACATTTAATATGTAG